The Paenibacillus sp. FSL W8-0426 region ACATTCTTGGTATAAAAGATAAAAGGCATTCCAACCGTATTGGGCTCTGTCCTGTTGTAACTAACAGACGAGGAGCTTCAGCGGCTGGAATGCTTTTTTATATGGTCTAGTTATGCGCGGGATTACAACATGTCGTTATCGATGATACGCCAGTGATGCTTCAGCAAGGATTCCAATAAAGGTTTATCCTTGTCTTTGAATGCGTCCAAAATGTGGCGATGCTCTTCATTGACTTCGCGGAGTATGCTGAAGAGTCTGTTCTTGTCCTCGCTTGCATAAGACTGCCTGATAAATCCGTTTTTCAGCATGTTCAGCATTTCGATCACGGTAGCGTTGCCGCAGCGCTGAATGTACAAATGGTGGAACTGGTACTGATCTTTATTGTAGGCCGGAAGATTGAGCTTGGCGATATCTTCGTCCATTCTTGCGATCAAGGCCTCCATTTCAAGCAAATCGGCATGGGTTAACTGGTCTGCCGCCAGAGTTCCGGCAAGTGCCTCCAATGCTCCGATGGCTTGGGAGAATTCAAGCTTTTTGGCGGCATCGAAGGGCGTGACGATGAATCCTCTGCGCGGGATGTATTGCAGAAGGTTATCCGATGCGAGTTGGAACAATGCCTCCCTTGTCGGAGTTCGGCTGATGTCGAGTTTCTTGCAGATCTCCGCTTCATTGATTTTCTGATTAGGGAGCAATGCGCCGTTCTGTATTTTTTCGGCGATATATTCGTAGACATGGTCTTTCAAGGACCGGTATTTGGGTACGTTCATATCGAATCCCCTTCCATGAACCGTGATATTGTGATATGCGCATGGGCACAGAGCCCGGTGCAGTGTCCGTTCGAGTGGCTGAAGTTTAAATCATATTAACACCGGGACTGGAGTTGGGCAAGCGGGCAGAGCGGTCAAGGGAGCTCTACTCAGGCTGAGGATTATGGAATCAGTAGGCTATGGCATAAAAAAGGCGAAGGAGTCGT contains the following coding sequences:
- a CDS encoding GntR family transcriptional regulator, which codes for MNVPKYRSLKDHVYEYIAEKIQNGALLPNQKINEAEICKKLDISRTPTREALFQLASDNLLQYIPRRGFIVTPFDAAKKLEFSQAIGALEALAGTLAADQLTHADLLEMEALIARMDEDIAKLNLPAYNKDQYQFHHLYIQRCGNATVIEMLNMLKNGFIRQSYASEDKNRLFSILREVNEEHRHILDAFKDKDKPLLESLLKHHWRIIDNDML